The following proteins are encoded in a genomic region of Desulfonatronum thiodismutans:
- a CDS encoding phosphate/phosphite/phosphonate ABC transporter substrate-binding protein, whose product MTPRHHLMILLSLLFLFSLAACGDQPAPVKVDMTLREEQASGERQPVITYAYLPQFSHTVSFERHHRLVQYLSETTGLNIQQIFPETFHEHMLMVAQGKIDISYANPFVYALTAERSGAKVFAKIVEPSGEAAFGGLIIARADNPDIRTLADCRGKRWIAVDQFSAGGYLFGLGHFIDNGIRPDDFAEIVFAPGPGGKQESVILGVYAGRYDVGTVREGALELLEDKIDLGQIMILARTPRYPGWNFAARAGLAEEVVRDIKEAMFALDIADPEHRLILESAAMRGILPADPEDFDAVRELVRRSGL is encoded by the coding sequence ATGACGCCCAGACATCACCTGATGATCCTGCTCTCTTTGTTGTTTCTTTTTTCCCTGGCGGCGTGCGGCGACCAACCGGCCCCGGTCAAAGTGGACATGACCCTCCGAGAAGAACAGGCATCCGGAGAGCGCCAGCCGGTGATCACCTATGCCTACCTGCCCCAGTTCTCGCATACCGTCTCCTTTGAGCGCCACCACCGCTTGGTCCAGTATCTGTCTGAAACCACAGGACTGAATATCCAGCAGATTTTCCCGGAAACCTTCCATGAGCACATGCTCATGGTCGCCCAGGGCAAGATCGACATTTCCTACGCCAACCCCTTTGTCTACGCCTTGACCGCGGAGCGCTCCGGGGCCAAGGTCTTCGCCAAGATCGTGGAACCCAGCGGCGAAGCGGCCTTTGGAGGGCTGATCATCGCCCGGGCGGACAATCCGGATATCCGCACCCTGGCGGACTGTCGGGGCAAGCGCTGGATCGCCGTGGATCAGTTTTCCGCCGGAGGCTATCTGTTCGGTCTGGGCCATTTCATCGACAACGGCATTCGTCCCGACGATTTCGCGGAAATCGTCTTTGCCCCCGGCCCCGGCGGCAAACAGGAAAGCGTCATCCTGGGCGTCTACGCCGGACGCTACGACGTGGGCACGGTGCGCGAAGGCGCGTTGGAACTGTTGGAGGACAAGATCGATCTGGGTCAGATCATGATCCTGGCCCGCACCCCCCGCTACCCAGGATGGAACTTCGCGGCCCGGGCCGGTTTGGCCGAGGAAGTGGTCCGGGACATCAAGGAGGCCATGTTCGCCCTGGATATCGCCGACCCGGAGCACCGCCTGATTCTGGAAAGCGCGGCCATGCGCGGCATCCTTCCCGCCGACCCCGAGGATTTCGACGCCGTACGTGAGCTGGTCCGCCGGTCCGGTCTGTAA
- a CDS encoding 4Fe-4S dicluster domain-containing protein, producing MSKYFIKTNQNRCIGCKACEVHCQAKNRLTPDMKFGQLISVGPIRRKGLPKILSMFMPCFHCEKPWCVASCPTGAMTRRDEDGIIYVQEELCVGCKACIIACPWKVPQWDDASGRAFKCDFCMDRVDQGLNPACVTGCTAHALDFKRPNVASRETREEYGKGVLMNRLKDR from the coding sequence GTGAGCAAATATTTTATCAAGACGAACCAAAATCGCTGTATTGGGTGCAAGGCCTGTGAGGTCCATTGCCAGGCCAAAAACCGACTTACGCCGGACATGAAATTCGGCCAGCTTATCTCCGTCGGGCCAATACGACGCAAAGGACTGCCGAAGATTCTGAGCATGTTCATGCCTTGTTTTCACTGTGAAAAACCCTGGTGCGTGGCCTCCTGCCCCACTGGGGCCATGACTCGCCGCGACGAGGACGGGATTATCTATGTGCAGGAAGAACTCTGCGTCGGTTGCAAGGCCTGTATCATCGCCTGCCCGTGGAAAGTTCCGCAGTGGGACGATGCCAGCGGACGGGCCTTCAAGTGCGACTTCTGCATGGACCGTGTGGACCAGGGTCTGAATCCCGCCTGTGTTACCGGATGCACGGCCCACGCCCTGGACTTCAAGCGCCCCAACGTGGCTTCCCGTGAGACCAGGGAAGAGTATGGTAAAGGGGTTTTGATGAACAGGCTGAAGGACCGATAG
- a CDS encoding NADH-quinone oxidoreductase subunit N, with translation MIFQIELFIPELYLLTLIGGLFVLTVGPQSWWRFLRYLPLAAGVGIGVAAVSFQFSGLMFYGAYQVDALSQFFKLAIFLGLAVTCLNAMNQPTLSEEKRPDYFLFLCLSALGLMLLSSAVELVTIFLALELASYSLYALIPLRSKEPAAAEAGIKYILFGAVVTALAMYGLSYILGVHHTTYLSELATKTWSWSETPAALIGIALFLGALFYKLALFPLHFWCPDVYEGASNETAAFVATLPKLGAVVVLVRLSSLLDPSMEVTMLLAVLAAVSMTFGNLCALVQTDLKRLLGYSSVSHAGYVMLGIVAGTPAGLSAAAFYAVVYLLMNLACFWVICRLSTDGRNLKLDDLNGLYQRSPGLALVLAVSAFALVGLPPTAGFMGKLFLLNSAWMEGYHWLVIIAVLNSAIAIYYYLNLVRHAYTRDAPVNASGDVQAVPNPGLLWGGLLAAAVLWLGVAPGTIFTMAQVAGAALLP, from the coding sequence GTGATCTTCCAAATAGAGCTGTTCATCCCGGAACTGTACCTGCTGACCCTGATCGGCGGCCTCTTTGTTCTGACCGTGGGGCCCCAGTCCTGGTGGCGATTTTTGCGCTACCTGCCCCTGGCCGCGGGCGTGGGCATCGGCGTGGCTGCGGTATCCTTCCAGTTTTCTGGACTGATGTTCTACGGCGCCTATCAGGTGGACGCCTTGTCCCAGTTCTTCAAGCTGGCCATCTTCCTGGGCTTGGCCGTGACCTGCCTGAACGCCATGAACCAGCCTACGTTGTCCGAGGAGAAGCGACCGGACTACTTCCTGTTTCTCTGTCTCAGCGCCCTGGGGCTGATGCTGCTCTCCAGCGCCGTGGAACTGGTGACCATCTTCCTGGCCCTGGAACTGGCCTCCTACAGCCTCTACGCCCTGATCCCCCTGCGCTCCAAGGAACCCGCCGCGGCCGAGGCCGGGATCAAGTACATCCTGTTCGGCGCGGTGGTCACGGCCCTGGCCATGTACGGACTGTCCTACATCCTGGGGGTTCACCACACCACGTACCTCTCCGAACTGGCGACCAAGACCTGGTCCTGGTCCGAAACCCCGGCGGCCCTGATCGGCATCGCCCTGTTCCTGGGGGCCCTGTTCTACAAGCTGGCCCTGTTCCCGCTGCACTTCTGGTGCCCGGACGTCTATGAAGGTGCGTCCAACGAGACCGCGGCCTTTGTGGCCACCCTGCCCAAGCTGGGCGCGGTGGTGGTTCTGGTGCGCCTGTCCTCGCTCTTGGACCCGAGCATGGAAGTGACCATGCTCCTGGCCGTGCTGGCCGCGGTGTCCATGACCTTCGGCAACCTCTGCGCCCTGGTTCAGACCGACCTGAAACGCCTTCTGGGCTACTCCTCGGTTTCCCACGCCGGATACGTGATGCTGGGCATCGTGGCCGGGACGCCGGCCGGGCTGTCCGCCGCCGCGTTCTACGCCGTGGTCTACCTGCTGATGAACCTGGCCTGCTTCTGGGTGATCTGTCGCCTGTCCACGGACGGTCGCAACCTTAAATTGGATGACCTAAACGGTCTGTACCAGCGCTCCCCGGGCCTAGCCCTGGTCCTGGCCGTGTCCGCCTTCGCCCTGGTGGGCCTGCCGCCCACCGCCGGATTCATGGGCAAGCTCTTTCTGCTCAACTCCGCCTGGATGGAAGGCTACCACTGGCTGGTGATCATCGCGGTGCTCAATTCGGCCATCGCCATCTACTACTACCTGAACCTGGTCCGCCACGCCTACACCCGTGACGCGCCCGTCAACGCATCGGGCGACGTTCAGGCCGTGCCCAACCCAGGCTTGCTCTGGGGCGGACTGCTCGCCGCCGCCGTGCTCTGGCTCGGCGTCGCGCCGGGGACAATCTTCACCATGGCCCAAGTGGCTGGGGCTGCTCTTCTGCCGTAG
- a CDS encoding ATP-binding protein yields MHAAFHYLSRLSFQTKINIGLALIIVCFGLLLGAINYAVSSRAVLREALLRGEVLSVNLSARSVESILSMNFLRLTNLVTEMVDRDDRKDLVYAFIVDRHGQVMAHTFRDGFPVALLQVNQVGDLQPFGMTLLDTGRERLYDFAAPVMVGSTRLGTVRIALSHSTIKAAIDRLMWINLVATAGATLLALIGSTFFARTVTRRINALRHSAEQVVKGNLDVQISLAPDRSCWEIMDCKEKRCPAHEDRLRRCWYIAGTFCPGCSSHNFPEKLDDCRNCPVYRRNAGDEIQSLAESFEFMALTLKDHIEELRRSERNLARQKQLLNTILDVTPDMVTLQDEELVYLAVNKAFCRHVGREEGEIVGGTDFDIFSDEQADRNFHEDMQILLTSHPLSKEIMTRGGKGKKWHHVVKVPVVENGKIIGLLTTARDITVVKQYQEKLIHSQKMEDLGRLAGGVAHEINTPLSIILGYSQLLLKDFPADDPVAQDIGIIEKQAQVCRKIVADLLSFSRTTEQAAQPMDINDSLREVAELVEHIFRQNRIVINLRLDERIPPISGDKERLKQVWINLYNNAADAIGDDGCISVTSKLCAHRRRLVVAVADTGSGVAEDDLDKIFEPFFTTKPVDKGTGLGLSVTFGIIKDHGGRISAISPVPSEYVDDSPACSGDSGPGTVFFVELPLEGNELPPDECIEIPKKET; encoded by the coding sequence ATGCACGCCGCCTTCCATTACCTTTCCCGCCTTTCTTTCCAGACCAAGATCAACATCGGCTTGGCCCTGATTATCGTCTGTTTCGGCCTTTTACTGGGGGCCATCAACTACGCGGTCAGCTCCCGAGCCGTGCTTCGGGAGGCCTTGCTCCGGGGCGAGGTGCTCTCCGTGAATCTCTCGGCTCGCTCCGTGGAGTCCATCCTTTCCATGAACTTCCTGCGGCTGACCAACCTGGTGACCGAAATGGTGGATCGGGACGACCGCAAGGACTTGGTCTACGCCTTCATCGTGGACCGCCATGGTCAGGTCATGGCCCACACCTTTCGGGACGGATTTCCCGTGGCCTTGCTCCAGGTCAACCAGGTCGGGGATCTTCAGCCCTTTGGGATGACGTTGCTGGATACAGGTCGGGAGCGGCTGTACGACTTTGCCGCTCCGGTGATGGTCGGAAGCACGCGACTGGGCACGGTGCGGATCGCCTTGTCACACTCCACCATCAAGGCGGCCATTGATCGCCTGATGTGGATCAACCTGGTCGCCACAGCCGGGGCGACCCTCTTGGCCCTGATTGGGAGTACTTTTTTCGCCCGCACCGTGACCAGACGGATCAACGCTTTGCGCCACTCCGCGGAACAGGTGGTCAAGGGCAACCTGGACGTGCAAATCAGCCTTGCCCCGGACCGGAGCTGTTGGGAGATCATGGACTGCAAGGAAAAGCGCTGCCCGGCCCACGAAGACCGCCTGCGCCGCTGCTGGTACATCGCCGGAACTTTCTGCCCGGGCTGTTCCAGCCACAACTTCCCCGAAAAACTCGATGATTGCCGAAATTGTCCAGTCTACCGCCGCAACGCCGGGGACGAGATCCAGAGCCTGGCCGAATCCTTCGAGTTCATGGCCCTGACCCTGAAGGACCACATCGAGGAACTGCGACGTTCCGAACGGAATCTGGCTCGCCAGAAGCAGCTTTTGAACACCATTCTGGACGTCACTCCGGACATGGTCACGCTCCAGGACGAAGAGCTGGTTTATCTGGCCGTGAACAAAGCCTTTTGTCGGCACGTGGGCCGGGAAGAAGGCGAAATCGTCGGTGGTACGGATTTCGACATTTTCAGCGACGAGCAGGCGGACCGAAATTTTCACGAGGACATGCAGATCCTGCTCACCAGCCACCCCCTGTCCAAGGAAATCATGACCCGGGGGGGCAAGGGCAAGAAGTGGCACCACGTGGTCAAGGTGCCGGTGGTGGAGAACGGCAAAATCATCGGACTTCTGACCACGGCTCGGGACATCACCGTGGTCAAGCAGTACCAGGAAAAACTGATCCATTCCCAGAAAATGGAAGACCTGGGGCGGCTGGCCGGGGGCGTGGCCCATGAGATCAACACCCCCCTGAGCATCATCCTCGGCTACTCCCAATTGCTGCTCAAGGATTTCCCGGCCGACGACCCCGTGGCCCAGGACATCGGGATCATCGAGAAACAGGCTCAGGTTTGCCGCAAGATCGTAGCCGATCTGCTCAGCTTCTCCCGGACCACGGAACAAGCCGCCCAGCCCATGGACATCAACGACTCGCTGCGGGAAGTGGCCGAGTTGGTGGAGCATATTTTTCGGCAAAACCGGATTGTCATCAATCTTCGCCTGGATGAGCGAATTCCGCCCATTTCCGGGGACAAGGAGCGCCTGAAACAGGTCTGGATCAACTTGTACAACAACGCCGCGGATGCCATCGGCGATGACGGTTGCATATCCGTCACCTCCAAGCTCTGCGCCCATCGCCGCCGACTGGTGGTGGCCGTGGCCGATACCGGAAGCGGGGTGGCCGAGGACGACCTGGACAAGATATTCGAGCCGTTTTTCACCACCAAGCCCGTGGACAAGGGCACGGGGCTGGGGCTATCCGTGACCTTCGGCATCATCAAGGACCATGGCGGGCGGATCAGCGCCATCAGCCCGGTGCCCAGCGAGTATGTGGACGACTCCCCGGCCTGCTCCGGCGATTCCGGACCGGGAACGGTCTTTTTCGTGGAACTGCCCCTGGAAGGCAATGAGCTTCCCCCGGACGAGTGCATTGAGATTCCAAAAAAGGAGACATGA
- a CDS encoding response regulator, translating to MADILVLDDVLDVGVMLRRILTRKGHQVHVFSDEEPAFEHARKNPVDMAILDIKLKKMSGVEVLEELKKINPKIRVMMLTGYPTLETAKEALQLGADEYCVKPIDIDELEEKTAEILAKG from the coding sequence ATGGCCGATATTCTGGTTTTGGACGATGTCCTGGACGTGGGCGTGATGCTGCGCCGCATTCTGACCCGCAAAGGCCATCAGGTTCACGTGTTCAGCGACGAGGAGCCGGCATTCGAACATGCCCGGAAGAATCCTGTGGACATGGCCATCCTGGACATCAAGCTGAAAAAGATGAGCGGCGTGGAAGTTTTGGAAGAGCTGAAAAAGATCAACCCGAAAATCCGGGTAATGATGCTCACCGGCTATCCCACCTTGGAAACGGCCAAGGAGGCCTTGCAACTGGGAGCTGACGAATACTGCGTCAAGCCCATCGATATCGACGAGTTGGAAGAGAAGACCGCCGAAATTCTGGCCAAGGGATGA
- a CDS encoding sulfite exporter TauE/SafE family protein: MHKKLVLVLALLIAFGAISIVAETSWAQVSNLQEAIDAAPKGTERGEIDPAAPLGYLGIPGGPQINLILAFIWAIWVGWIFSTVGAFGGIMAGVGHITVYGLGNYAGTFRQTAPTINRAVTDSIRVSNQFMVGTSALISSINYYKMGRLVLPVAAALAIGSIAGSYLIPLLTAGKVSFRDYVGYFGIFVLFLGCYMLYETTPRGAAGKKKAKQAADAFESTMKKKRSGEKVDTSELGVKMTKFSLGKIAFTFYGVEFSFNPLFPIFGGFIIAAIAAFLGVGGGFMLVPFLTSVTGLPMYLSAGTSALAVLIGMITSILSYLQQGVLVHWPLIGTQLVGIVVGSMVGPYTSQYIPDKWLKRVFIVLAFYVGLDFMARGFLGKNIMTMFFG, translated from the coding sequence ATGCACAAAAAACTGGTTCTCGTACTGGCGTTGCTCATTGCATTCGGCGCGATTTCCATCGTCGCCGAAACATCCTGGGCTCAGGTGTCCAACCTCCAGGAGGCCATTGACGCCGCACCAAAAGGCACGGAACGGGGCGAAATCGATCCCGCCGCGCCCCTCGGCTATCTTGGCATTCCCGGTGGCCCCCAGATCAATCTGATCCTGGCCTTCATCTGGGCCATTTGGGTCGGCTGGATTTTCTCCACAGTTGGCGCTTTTGGTGGGATCATGGCCGGCGTCGGACATATTACGGTCTACGGTCTGGGAAACTATGCCGGAACCTTCCGGCAGACCGCCCCGACCATCAACAGGGCCGTCACGGACTCCATCCGCGTTTCCAACCAGTTCATGGTCGGAACCAGCGCTCTGATCTCCTCCATCAACTACTACAAGATGGGTCGGCTCGTGTTGCCGGTGGCCGCGGCCCTGGCCATTGGTTCAATAGCAGGCAGCTACCTGATTCCCTTGCTGACAGCCGGTAAAGTATCCTTCCGCGATTACGTCGGGTACTTTGGAATTTTCGTCTTGTTCCTGGGCTGCTATATGCTCTACGAAACCACGCCGCGGGGCGCGGCCGGCAAGAAAAAGGCCAAGCAGGCCGCGGACGCTTTTGAATCAACGATGAAAAAGAAACGATCCGGCGAGAAAGTGGACACCAGCGAACTGGGCGTGAAGATGACCAAGTTTTCTCTCGGCAAAATCGCTTTCACTTTCTATGGCGTCGAGTTTTCCTTCAATCCGCTCTTCCCGATTTTCGGCGGCTTCATTATTGCGGCCATCGCAGCCTTCCTGGGCGTGGGCGGCGGATTCATGCTCGTGCCCTTCCTGACCAGCGTCACCGGCTTGCCCATGTATCTCTCCGCCGGCACCTCCGCCCTGGCCGTGCTCATCGGGATGATCACCAGTATCCTGAGCTACCTGCAGCAGGGCGTTCTGGTTCACTGGCCGCTCATCGGCACCCAGTTGGTGGGCATTGTCGTTGGCTCCATGGTCGGTCCGTACACTTCCCAGTACATCCCGGACAAATGGCTGAAACGGGTGTTCATCGTCCTGGCCTTCTACGTCGGTCTGGACTTCATGGCCCGCGGCTTTCTGGGCAAGAACATCATGACGATGTTCTTCGGCTAA
- a CDS encoding complex I subunit 4 family protein, whose amino-acid sequence MTESGFPVLSALIFFPLLAAVGLFFLRDERTIRLYTLVVGLIEMGLAAPLFQFDLSTANFQFVEIMPWVPAWNMNYHVGVDGISILMIFLTVLLLPLCVLCSWTYIGKRIKEFHFCLLLMIGACVGIFSALDFVLFYIFWEAMLIPMFLLIAVWGGPNKRYASLKFFIYTLAGSTLFLAAIVAFFVNTGTFSIPELMTHEYAFNFQFWTFLAMALAFAIKVPMFPFHTWLPAAHVEAPTAGSVLLASILLKMGTYGFLRFCLPLTPAASEYFAPLMITISIVSILYGGVIALGQKDMKKLIAYSSVAHMGFVTLGIFVFTMRGVEGAIMQMINHGITTGALFMLVGAIYERSHSREIADNMGLGKYLPAYMFFFGLFAIASFGFPGTNGFVSEALVLIGVFEANYLLGALTIPGVMLAAAYMLRLGLKLAWGQPSQAANWKDLNTREWVYLAPLAVLVLYLGLMPTLALKTINPSVVHLLNQYETRKTLHLESSLQPEPPAQVVQLPATRGTDQ is encoded by the coding sequence ATGACCGAATCCGGGTTCCCCGTTCTCAGCGCCCTGATCTTCTTCCCCCTGCTGGCCGCTGTCGGACTGTTCTTTCTGCGCGACGAGCGCACAATCCGCCTGTACACCCTGGTCGTGGGTCTGATCGAGATGGGCTTGGCCGCGCCGCTGTTCCAGTTTGATCTTTCCACCGCGAACTTCCAGTTCGTGGAGATCATGCCCTGGGTACCGGCCTGGAACATGAACTACCATGTGGGCGTGGACGGGATCAGCATCCTGATGATCTTTTTGACCGTGCTGCTCCTGCCCCTGTGCGTGCTCTGCTCCTGGACCTACATCGGCAAGCGGATCAAGGAGTTTCACTTCTGCCTGCTGCTGATGATCGGGGCCTGCGTGGGCATCTTCTCGGCCCTGGACTTCGTCCTGTTCTACATCTTCTGGGAAGCCATGCTCATCCCCATGTTCCTGCTCATCGCGGTCTGGGGCGGGCCGAACAAGCGTTACGCATCCTTGAAGTTCTTCATCTACACCCTGGCCGGCAGCACGCTGTTTCTGGCGGCCATCGTTGCCTTTTTCGTGAACACCGGGACCTTTTCCATCCCGGAACTGATGACCCATGAGTACGCCTTCAACTTCCAGTTCTGGACCTTCCTGGCCATGGCCCTGGCCTTTGCCATCAAGGTGCCGATGTTTCCTTTCCACACCTGGCTTCCAGCGGCCCACGTGGAAGCGCCCACAGCCGGCTCGGTGCTCCTGGCTTCCATCCTGCTCAAAATGGGCACCTACGGATTCCTACGCTTCTGCCTGCCCCTGACCCCGGCGGCCAGCGAGTACTTCGCGCCGTTGATGATCACCATCTCCATCGTCTCCATCCTCTACGGAGGAGTCATTGCTTTGGGCCAGAAGGACATGAAGAAACTGATCGCCTATTCCTCCGTAGCCCACATGGGTTTCGTGACCCTGGGCATCTTTGTCTTCACCATGCGCGGGGTGGAAGGGGCGATCATGCAGATGATCAACCACGGGATCACCACCGGGGCGCTGTTCATGCTCGTGGGCGCGATCTACGAACGCAGCCACAGCCGGGAAATCGCGGACAACATGGGCCTGGGCAAATACCTGCCGGCCTACATGTTCTTCTTCGGCCTGTTCGCCATAGCGTCCTTCGGCTTCCCCGGCACCAACGGCTTCGTCTCCGAGGCCCTGGTGCTTATCGGCGTGTTCGAGGCCAATTACCTCCTGGGCGCGTTGACCATTCCCGGGGTGATGCTGGCCGCGGCCTACATGCTCCGCCTGGGCCTGAAACTGGCCTGGGGCCAGCCGTCCCAGGCGGCGAACTGGAAGGACTTGAACACTCGGGAGTGGGTCTACTTGGCCCCCCTGGCCGTGCTGGTCCTGTACCTGGGGCTGATGCCCACCCTGGCTCTCAAAACCATCAATCCCTCGGTGGTCCACCTCCTGAACCAATACGAAACCCGCAAGACCCTGCACCTGGAGTCGTCCCTCCAGCCCGAACCACCGGCCCAGGTTGTTCAACTCCCCGCAACACGAGGTACTGACCAGTGA
- a CDS encoding PEP/pyruvate-binding domain-containing protein, with the protein MALASIKRWAERVFTPDEAVRRQFSLFRELLHEDKLCLKAITRLEEIGREPILVDWSRVELLTRHLLDGMDRLADRLQRMAPDGYPALAPACGRVREEVEALLGQEHWRPKVPYVLHLDKGPAMESARQIMGGKAQGLAQVVTRTEIPVPPALVVTTNAYQRFLEANGLREMIRKKLLTLDFRRSDRLERITARIQEAILQGEVPEDMAEEVDAALDRLSAQAEALSASTDQTPAEPLLAVRSSALAEDGDASFAGQYATRLNVSRQDFWSAYKDVLAGKFTSKALTYRLHYGLSDAQTAMAALVLPMVEAKASGVVYSRDPLDLCKGACLVISAVAGAGSRLVDGSAVPDTFLVSRQDPARFLAKQAAPEQDDRPLPTLRRDELCLDDASATTLARWGLELEQVFGCPQDIEWAQDHSGNLMILQSRPIHVSSSEEGEGSDVPATVDNADRATPQPSDHAASILDVGTPASTGVASGRIHRISSEADLDAVPQGAVVLAPGIPPSLVQVVHKAAGVIAEQGGKASHFASVAREFGLPVIVGIGSGAAVLEQDRLVTMDAHRGVVYDGEVQELLQWQQKQRAKPPTPFQRRMAPLLKLIASLNLTDPEAATFTPEHCRSVHDMVRFVHEHGTREMFSLMDVKGRGMRRAKPLESEIPIVMHVLDLGDGLRAGAENERTLTLEHVRSGPMLAVWAGLTDKDVAWSEGLLHLDWERFDQVSGGIFSLKSSLLSSYALLARHYAHLLLRFGYHFAVLDALAGERAEENYIQFRFKGGGGADEKKIWRLEMIQAVLQAFDFQVRIREDLLEAKCARQDQRRTELRLNILGYILGRTPLLDMALESREHALRLAEEMQGKWRPAEERS; encoded by the coding sequence ATGGCACTTGCATCCATCAAGCGCTGGGCCGAACGGGTCTTCACCCCGGATGAGGCGGTTCGCCGCCAATTCAGTCTGTTCCGGGAGCTGCTGCACGAAGACAAGCTCTGCCTGAAAGCCATCACCCGGCTGGAAGAAATCGGCCGGGAACCGATCCTGGTGGACTGGTCCCGGGTGGAACTGCTGACGCGTCACCTCCTGGACGGCATGGACCGCCTGGCGGATCGGCTCCAGCGTATGGCTCCGGACGGCTACCCGGCCCTTGCCCCGGCTTGCGGGCGCGTCCGCGAAGAAGTCGAAGCTTTGCTGGGCCAGGAACACTGGCGACCGAAAGTGCCTTACGTGTTGCATCTTGATAAAGGTCCCGCCATGGAGAGTGCCCGCCAAATCATGGGGGGCAAGGCCCAAGGGTTGGCTCAAGTCGTTACTCGGACCGAAATTCCGGTACCCCCGGCCCTGGTCGTCACCACCAACGCCTATCAGCGCTTTCTGGAGGCCAACGGGCTACGGGAGATGATTCGCAAGAAGCTCCTGACCCTGGACTTTCGCCGATCCGATCGCCTGGAGCGCATCACGGCCCGGATCCAGGAAGCCATTCTCCAGGGCGAAGTTCCCGAGGACATGGCAGAGGAGGTCGACGCGGCCCTGGACCGGCTCAGCGCCCAGGCCGAAGCTCTCTCCGCAAGCACCGACCAGACGCCCGCGGAACCGCTGTTGGCCGTACGCAGCAGCGCCCTGGCCGAGGACGGCGACGCCTCCTTCGCCGGGCAGTACGCCACGCGGCTCAACGTCTCCCGCCAGGATTTCTGGTCCGCCTACAAGGACGTCCTGGCCGGAAAGTTCACTTCCAAGGCCCTGACCTACCGCCTGCACTACGGACTGAGCGACGCCCAGACGGCCATGGCCGCGCTGGTTCTGCCTATGGTCGAGGCCAAAGCCAGCGGCGTGGTCTACAGCCGCGACCCTCTGGACCTGTGCAAGGGCGCCTGTCTGGTGATCTCGGCCGTGGCCGGGGCGGGAAGCAGATTGGTGGACGGCAGCGCGGTTCCGGACACCTTTCTGGTCTCCCGCCAGGATCCGGCCCGTTTTTTGGCCAAGCAGGCCGCTCCGGAACAGGACGACCGCCCCTTGCCCACCTTGCGGCGCGACGAACTCTGTCTGGACGACGCCTCCGCCACGACCCTGGCCCGGTGGGGCTTGGAACTGGAACAGGTCTTCGGTTGCCCCCAGGACATCGAATGGGCCCAGGATCACTCCGGCAACCTGATGATTCTTCAATCCCGCCCGATCCACGTTTCCAGCTCGGAGGAAGGCGAAGGAAGCGACGTGCCCGCTACCGTGGACAACGCGGACCGGGCCACGCCCCAGCCCTCTGACCACGCGGCCTCGATCCTGGACGTGGGCACTCCGGCCAGCACCGGGGTCGCTTCGGGCCGGATACACCGCATCTCTTCGGAAGCGGACCTGGACGCCGTGCCCCAAGGGGCCGTGGTCCTTGCTCCGGGCATCCCGCCCTCCCTGGTCCAGGTCGTTCATAAGGCGGCCGGCGTGATCGCCGAGCAGGGCGGCAAGGCCAGCCATTTCGCCTCCGTGGCCCGGGAATTCGGCCTGCCGGTGATCGTGGGCATCGGGAGCGGGGCCGCGGTTCTGGAACAGGACCGCCTGGTGACCATGGACGCCCACCGCGGCGTGGTCTACGATGGAGAAGTCCAGGAACTGCTCCAATGGCAACAAAAGCAGCGGGCCAAACCGCCCACGCCCTTCCAGCGGCGCATGGCCCCCCTGCTCAAGCTGATCGCGTCCCTAAACCTGACCGATCCGGAGGCCGCTACCTTCACCCCGGAGCATTGTCGAAGCGTGCACGACATGGTCCGCTTCGTCCACGAGCACGGCACCCGGGAAATGTTCTCCCTGATGGACGTCAAGGGCCGAGGCATGCGCCGGGCCAAGCCACTGGAGAGCGAGATACCCATCGTGATGCACGTCCTGGACCTGGGCGACGGACTTCGCGCCGGGGCTGAGAACGAGCGCACCCTGACCCTGGAGCATGTTCGCAGCGGGCCGATGTTGGCCGTTTGGGCCGGCCTGACGGACAAGGACGTAGCCTGGTCCGAAGGGCTGCTGCATCTGGACTGGGAACGCTTCGACCAGGTCAGCGGGGGCATCTTCAGCCTCAAGTCGTCGCTGCTCAGCAGCTATGCCCTGCTGGCCCGCCACTACGCCCACCTGCTGCTGCGCTTTGGCTACCATTTCGCCGTACTGGACGCCCTGGCCGGAGAACGGGCCGAGGAGAACTACATCCAATTCCGGTTCAAGGGCGGAGGCGGGGCTGACGAGAAAAAGATCTGGCGTCTGGAAATGATCCAGGCCGTGCTCCAGGCCTTTGACTTCCAGGTCCGCATCCGGGAAGACCTGCTGGAAGCCAAATGCGCCCGCCAGGACCAGCGCCGCACCGAACTGCGGCTGAACATCCTGGGGTATATCCTGGGCCGCACCCCCCTGCTGGACATGGCCCTGGAAAGTCGCGAACATGCCCTGCGTCTGGCTGAGGAAATGCAAGGCAAATGGCGTCCGGCAGAGGAGCGATCATGA